The sequence below is a genomic window from Candidatus Poribacteria bacterium.
AGATCGGTTCACGATCTTCGCGCTTACCGTAGAGGTCGTAGTAGTGGATGGGTGCTTCCCATGTTTCGTGCGGTGTGAAACTATCTACATAGAGATAAAACGGCGTATTCTGATGATTGTGTTCAACGAATTCAATTGCGGAGCGGAACAACCTCGCGGCGTGCCACGTCTCCTCTGGACGTTCAGGTTGGACGTTCACGATATGGGCACGGATACGTTCTGGATTGCCGCGATAGCGGGAGACCAGTGCAGGATCGGCGTGGGCAGCCCCCCGGTACCTGTCTTCGGCTTGACCGCGGACGAATTCCCATTGTTGGAACCCGCGCGTGAAATTCATGCCCGGCACGAAATAATGCGGCACATCGGCGAAGAAACCGGTATGATACCCGTTCCGGACAAGCGATTCAGCAATCGCGGGTTCATCGGAAGACATAGGTTGCCAACCCGGCGTATAAACGTTGTCCCACGGCACGGGGGTATAAGTGCTGAATGGATACGCACGTCTACCGGTGTGTAAGGTGCGGCGCGTCGGGATTGTCGGTAAGCATTCCGGGTGGGCGTTCGTAAATCTGACGCTCTGTTCAGCAAATCTCGCTAAATTTGGCGTATGAATCCAATCGTTGCCATAAGGACTGAGATATGCGGTTCGCAGTGTATCTGAAACAACGACGACTATGTTCAAACTCATTTTTAAATTTTCCTTGCGGTTCGGTTAGGTGAGTTCCGGTTAATTAGTTCTTTTCCGTATATCCGCTTTCTGGACGGGCGAGGCGACCTCGCCCCTACACACTTTGGTTATTGGGGTGCGGTATAATCGAAAACGAGGACATCCTCAACAAGTGGACGGATGTGTTCGCTCGCGACTTGGCGGTGAAACGGGTGTGGCAGATATGCGTCGCGTGCCGCTTCGTCTGTAAAACGCACGATAAAACCGTATGCATACCCCTGACTCTTACCTTCAGGACTGTTGTTCGTGCCAGCAGTTATGGATTCAATGCCGGGAATTTCACCAGCCATTCCCAATAGCGTATCGGACAAAGTTTCCAATTGTGCTTCGGTAATCCCTGATTTTAACTTCAATAGAACGATGTGTTCAACCATTTTTTTAGTTATGGCCTCCTGGGCTGCCCGCCACTCTGTTCCGGGCAGGTTTTCAGTTAATTCGCGCCTGGGTCGGGACCTTTTAAGTCTAAAGAGAAGGACTTTCAAAGCGGGACGATTCCCTGCTGGCTCCGCGCAAATTCGTTTTGTTTGGTAAATTGAGAAAAATTGTTGTATAATCATAAGTATGACACAAATGTTGTTTTTTTTCAAGTTTCAAGAAGTTGGCAACCCCATAACAAAGGAGCATCAAAGATGAAACTGACTTATGTTTGTATCGCAGCACTCTGTATCGCAGTCGCACTAAGTGCCTTCGCTG
It includes:
- a CDS encoding Dabb family protein: MIIQQFFSIYQTKRICAEPAGNRPALKVLLFRLKRSRPRRELTENLPGTEWRAAQEAITKKMVEHIVLLKLKSGITEAQLETLSDTLLGMAGEIPGIESITAGTNNSPEGKSQGYAYGFIVRFTDEAARDAYLPHPFHRQVASEHIRPLVEDVLVFDYTAPQ